In Enterobacter sp. 638, a single window of DNA contains:
- the speA gene encoding biosynthetic arginine decarboxylase yields the protein MSDDMSSLSPSSAGEQGVLRSMQEVAMSSQEASKMLRTYNIAWWGNNYYDVNELGHISVCPDPDVPEARVDLAKLVKAREAQGQRLPALFCFPQILQHRLRSINQAFKRARESYGYKGDYFLVYPIKVNQHRRVIESLIHSGEPLGLEAGSKAELMAVLAHAGMTRSVIVCNGYKDREYIRLALIGEKMGHKVYLVIEKMSEIAIVLEEAERLNVIPRLGVRARLASQGSGKWQSSGGEKSKFGLAATQVLELVEILRECGRLDSIQLLHFHLGSQMANIRDIATGVRESARFYVELHKLGVNIQCFDVGGGLGVDYEGTRSQSDCSVNYGLNEYANNIIWAIGDACEENNLPHPTVITESGRAVTAHHTVLVSNIIGVERSENTEATPPQENAPRALQSMWETWQEMHEPGTRRSLREWLHDSQMDLHDIHTGYSSGTYSLQERAWAEQLYLNMCHEVQKQLDPSNRAHRPIIDELQERMADKIYVNFSLFQSMPDAWGIDQLFPVMPLEGLNHAPERRAVLLDITCDSDGAIDHYVDGDGIATTMPMPEYDPENPPMLGFFMVGAYQEILGNMHNLFGDTEAVDVFVFPDGNVEVELSDEGDTVADMLEYVQLDPKKLLTQFRDQVKNTDLDAALQQQFLEEFEAGLYGYTYLEDE from the coding sequence ATGTCTGACGACATGTCTTCGCTTTCCCCTTCGTCAGCAGGCGAACAGGGTGTACTACGTTCCATGCAGGAGGTTGCGATGAGCTCGCAGGAAGCCAGCAAGATGCTGCGCACATACAATATTGCCTGGTGGGGCAATAACTACTACGACGTTAACGAACTGGGCCACATCAGCGTCTGCCCCGATCCTGACGTTCCGGAAGCGCGTGTCGATCTTGCTAAACTGGTGAAAGCGCGCGAAGCACAGGGGCAACGTCTACCTGCGCTGTTCTGCTTCCCGCAGATCCTGCAACACCGTTTGCGCTCCATCAACCAGGCGTTCAAGCGTGCGCGTGAATCCTATGGATACAAAGGCGATTACTTCCTGGTTTACCCGATCAAGGTTAACCAGCACCGCCGCGTGATTGAATCGCTGATCCACTCCGGCGAACCGCTGGGTCTGGAAGCTGGTTCAAAAGCTGAACTGATGGCCGTACTGGCACATGCTGGAATGACCCGCTCAGTGATCGTGTGTAATGGTTATAAAGACCGTGAATATATTCGTCTGGCGCTGATCGGCGAGAAGATGGGCCATAAAGTCTATCTGGTCATCGAAAAGATGTCCGAAATTGCTATCGTGCTGGAAGAAGCCGAGCGTCTGAACGTGATTCCGCGCCTTGGCGTGCGTGCGCGTCTGGCCTCACAGGGGTCCGGCAAATGGCAGTCTTCCGGTGGTGAAAAATCCAAATTCGGTCTGGCAGCTACTCAGGTTCTGGAGTTGGTTGAAATCCTGCGTGAATGTGGTCGTCTGGACAGCATTCAGTTGCTGCACTTCCACCTCGGTTCGCAGATGGCGAATATTCGCGATATCGCCACCGGCGTGCGCGAATCGGCGCGTTTCTATGTGGAACTGCATAAGCTCGGCGTCAATATTCAGTGCTTCGATGTCGGCGGCGGCCTGGGCGTGGACTACGAAGGGACGCGATCTCAGTCGGATTGTTCCGTTAACTACGGCCTGAACGAGTACGCGAACAACATCATCTGGGCGATCGGTGATGCTTGCGAAGAAAACAACTTGCCGCATCCGACGGTCATTACCGAGTCGGGTCGCGCGGTCACCGCACACCATACCGTGCTGGTTTCTAACATCATCGGCGTTGAGCGTAGCGAAAACACCGAAGCGACACCACCGCAGGAAAATGCACCGCGCGCGCTGCAAAGCATGTGGGAAACCTGGCAAGAAATGCACGAGCCGGGCACGCGTCGCTCGCTGCGCGAATGGTTGCACGATAGCCAGATGGATCTGCATGACATTCATACCGGTTATTCTTCAGGCACCTATAGCCTGCAAGAACGCGCGTGGGCAGAGCAGCTTTATCTGAACATGTGTCATGAAGTTCAGAAGCAGTTGGACCCGAGTAACCGAGCGCATCGTCCGATTATCGACGAACTGCAAGAGCGTATGGCGGACAAAATTTACGTCAACTTCTCGCTGTTCCAGTCGATGCCGGATGCGTGGGGTATCGATCAGCTGTTCCCGGTGATGCCGCTTGAAGGGCTGAATCATGCGCCGGAACGCCGTGCTGTCTTGCTGGATATCACCTGTGATTCCGATGGCGCAATTGATCACTACGTCGATGGCGACGGTATTGCTACAACGATGCCAATGCCGGAATACGATCCGGAGAACCCGCCAATGCTGGGCTTCTTTATGGTCGGTGCGTATCAGGAAATTTTGGGCAACATGCATAACCTGTTCGGCGATACCGAAGCGGTTGACGTGTTTGTGTTCCCTGACGGCAACGTTGAAGTGGAGCTTTCTGATGAGGGCGACACCGTGGCGGACATGCTGGAATACGTGCAGTTGGATCCGAAAAAACTGCTGACGCAGTTCCGCGATCAGGTGAAAAACACCGATCTGGACGCCGCGTTGCAGCAGCAGTTCCTGGAAGAGTTTGAAGCGGGTCTGTACGGTTATACGTACCTGGAAGACGAGTAA
- the speB gene encoding agmatinase, producing the protein MSTLGHQYDNSLVSNAFGFLRLPMNFQPYDSDADWVITGVPFDMATSGRAGGRHGPAAIRQVSTNLAWEHNRFPWNFDMRERLNVVDCGDLVYAFGDAREMSEKLQAHAEKLLAAGKRMLSFGGDHFVTLPLLRAHAKHFGKMALVHFDAHTDTYANGCEFDHGTMFYTAPNEGLIDPNHSVQIGIRTEFDKDNGFTVLDAGQVNDRGVDDIIAQVKQIVGDMPVYLTFDIDCLDPAFAPGTGTPVIGGLTSDRAIKLVRGLKDLNIVGMDVVEVAPAYDQSEITALAAATLALEMLYIQAAKKGE; encoded by the coding sequence ATGAGCACTTTAGGCCATCAATACGACAACTCTCTGGTATCTAACGCGTTTGGTTTTTTACGTCTTCCGATGAATTTCCAGCCGTACGATAGCGACGCTGACTGGGTGATCACCGGCGTTCCGTTTGATATGGCGACGTCAGGTCGTGCCGGTGGTCGTCATGGCCCGGCGGCCATTCGTCAGGTGTCGACTAACCTGGCCTGGGAACATAACCGCTTCCCGTGGAACTTCGACATGCGTGAGCGTCTGAACGTGGTGGACTGCGGCGATTTGGTTTATGCCTTCGGTGATGCGCGTGAGATGAGCGAAAAACTGCAGGCGCATGCCGAGAAGCTGCTGGCTGCGGGTAAACGCATGCTCTCTTTCGGTGGCGATCACTTTGTGACTCTGCCGCTGCTGCGCGCACATGCCAAGCATTTCGGTAAAATGGCGCTGGTGCACTTTGATGCGCATACCGACACCTATGCGAACGGCTGCGAATTTGATCATGGCACGATGTTCTATACTGCGCCGAACGAAGGGCTGATCGATCCAAACCATTCTGTTCAGATCGGTATCCGCACCGAGTTTGATAAAGACAACGGCTTTACCGTTCTGGATGCCGGTCAGGTGAATGACCGTGGTGTAGACGACATCATCGCTCAGGTGAAGCAGATCGTGGGTGATATGCCGGTGTATCTGACTTTCGACATCGACTGTCTGGATCCGGCATTTGCGCCAGGCACGGGAACGCCGGTTATCGGTGGCCTGACGTCCGATCGCGCGATTAAACTGGTTCGCGGTCTTAAGGATCTGAATATCGTGGGGATGGATGTGGTGGAAGTCGCTCCGGCCTACGACCAGTCAGAAATCACTGCGCTGGCTGCCGCGACGCTGGCACTGGAAATGCTGTATATCCAGGCGGCGAAGAAAGGCGAGTAA
- a CDS encoding SprT family zinc-dependent metalloprotease produces the protein MKTPRLPIALQQAVMRCLREKLAQANLKLGRNYPEPKLVYQQRGTSAGTAWLESYEIRLNPVLMMENQQAFVDEVVPHELAHLLVWKHFGRVAPHGKEWKWMMEAVLGVPARRTHQFELESVRRNTFPYRCQCQQHQLTVRRHNRVVRGEATYRCVKCGEPLVAE, from the coding sequence ATGAAAACACCCCGTCTTCCCATCGCCCTTCAGCAAGCCGTCATGCGCTGCCTGCGGGAAAAACTCGCCCAGGCCAACCTGAAGCTGGGACGTAATTATCCTGAACCCAAACTGGTCTATCAGCAGCGTGGTACTTCCGCCGGTACCGCCTGGCTTGAATCGTACGAGATCCGCCTGAATCCGGTCCTGATGATGGAAAACCAGCAGGCTTTTGTTGATGAAGTGGTGCCGCATGAGTTGGCGCATCTGCTGGTGTGGAAGCATTTTGGTCGCGTGGCCCCGCACGGCAAAGAGTGGAAATGGATGATGGAAGCTGTGCTCGGCGTTCCTGCCCGGCGCACGCACCAATTCGAGCTGGAATCTGTACGACGCAATACCTTTCCCTATCGCTGCCAGTGCCAGCAGCACCAGTTGACCGTTCGCCGCCATAACCGTGTGGTGCGCGGAGAAGCAACCTACCGCTGTGTGAAATGCGGTGAACCGCTCGTCGCAGAATAG
- a CDS encoding M48 family metallopeptidase, with protein sequence MKMRAIVLALGTTFLLSGCQNMDSNGLMSSGAEAFQAYSLSDAQVKALSDQACKEMDAKATIAPANSTYAQRLNKIASALGDNINGQPVNYKVYMAKDVNAFAMANGCIRVYSGLMDMMTDNEVEAVIGHEMGHVALGHVKKGMQVALGTNAIRAAAASAGGIVGSLSQSQLGDVGEKLVNSQFSQRQESEADDYSYDLLRKRGINPSGLATSFEKLAKLEEGRQSSMFDDHPASVERAQHIRDRMKADGIK encoded by the coding sequence ATGAAAATGCGTGCAATAGTGCTGGCCTTGGGTACAACGTTCCTGCTGAGCGGCTGTCAAAATATGGATTCAAACGGTCTGATGAGCTCCGGTGCAGAGGCTTTCCAGGCCTATTCACTGAGCGATGCGCAGGTAAAAGCATTGAGCGATCAGGCCTGTAAAGAGATGGATGCCAAAGCGACCATTGCGCCCGCCAACAGCACCTATGCACAGCGTCTGAACAAGATTGCTTCCGCGCTGGGTGACAACATCAATGGCCAACCAGTGAACTACAAGGTTTACATGGCAAAAGACGTCAACGCGTTTGCCATGGCTAACGGCTGCATTCGCGTTTACAGCGGCCTGATGGACATGATGACGGACAATGAAGTTGAAGCGGTGATCGGCCACGAGATGGGCCACGTCGCTCTGGGTCATGTGAAAAAAGGCATGCAGGTGGCGTTAGGCACCAACGCGATTCGTGCAGCAGCGGCATCTGCGGGCGGGATTGTCGGCAGCTTATCGCAGTCTCAGCTGGGTGATGTGGGCGAAAAACTGGTCAACTCTCAGTTCTCCCAGCGTCAGGAATCCGAAGCGGATGATTACTCCTACGATCTGTTGCGCAAACGCGGCATCAATCCGTCGGGCTTAGCCACCAGCTTTGAGAAGCTGGCAAAACTGGAAGAAGGCCGTCAAAGCTCAATGTTTGACGACCACCCTGCTTCCGTTGAACGTGCCCAGCACATTCGCGACCGCATGAAAGCTGACGGCATTAAGTAA
- the epd gene encoding erythrose-4-phosphate dehydrogenase, translated as MTVRVAINGFGRIGRNVIRALYESGRRAEITVVAINELADAVGMAHLLKYDTSHGRFAWDVRQEREQLFVGDDAIRVLHEQSIDALPWRELGVDVVLDCTGVYGNREHGEAHLAAGAKKVLFSHPGGHDLDATVVYGVNHHELQAEHRIVSNASCTTNCIIPVIKLLDDAYGIESGTVTTIHSAMHDQQVIDAYHPDLRRTRAASQSIIPVDTKLAAGITRIFPQFNDRFEAIAVRVPTINVTAIDLSVTVKKPVKASEVNLLLQKAAQGSFHGIVDYTELPLVSVDFNHDPHSAIVDGTQTRVSGAHLIKTLVWCDNEWGFANRMLDTTLAMAAQGFR; from the coding sequence ATGACCGTACGCGTAGCGATAAATGGGTTTGGTCGCATCGGACGCAATGTGATTCGTGCCTTATATGAATCCGGGCGCCGTGCGGAAATCACCGTGGTGGCCATCAATGAATTGGCTGACGCCGTGGGCATGGCGCATTTATTGAAATATGACACCAGCCATGGGCGCTTTGCCTGGGATGTTCGCCAGGAAAGAGAGCAGCTCTTTGTCGGCGACGATGCCATTCGCGTGTTGCATGAGCAGAGCATTGACGCGCTGCCGTGGCGTGAGTTGGGCGTGGATGTGGTTCTCGACTGTACCGGCGTATACGGTAACCGTGAACACGGAGAAGCACACCTTGCAGCAGGTGCTAAAAAAGTCCTGTTTTCCCACCCAGGTGGTCACGATCTTGACGCGACGGTTGTCTACGGCGTGAATCACCATGAACTGCAAGCCGAACACCGTATAGTCTCCAACGCCTCCTGCACGACAAACTGCATCATTCCGGTCATTAAACTGTTAGACGATGCATATGGCATTGAGTCAGGGACCGTAACGACGATCCACTCTGCTATGCACGATCAGCAAGTGATTGACGCGTATCATCCGGATTTGCGCCGCACGCGCGCAGCAAGTCAGTCAATCATTCCTGTGGATACTAAACTGGCGGCAGGGATTACCCGTATTTTTCCGCAGTTTAACGATCGTTTTGAAGCGATCGCGGTGCGTGTACCGACCATTAATGTCACCGCAATTGATCTCAGCGTGACGGTGAAAAAACCGGTAAAAGCCAGCGAAGTCAACCTGTTACTGCAAAAAGCGGCACAGGGTTCATTTCATGGTATAGTTGACTATACGGAATTACCGTTGGTCTCAGTAGATTTTAACCATGACCCCCACAGTGCCATTGTTGATGGTACACAGACGCGGGTCAGCGGTGCCCACCTCATCAAAACGCTGGTGTGGTGTGATAACGAATGGGGCTTTGCTAACAGGATGCTCGACACCACGTTAGCCATGGCCGCGCAAGGTTTCAGGTAG
- the yqgB gene encoding acid stress response protein YqgB, whose protein sequence is MNMKPVAWPRVQHDVLDDRAVYGLLSPFETAIVVNCFTLTTTS, encoded by the coding sequence ATGAATATGAAACCGGTCGCATGGCCTCGCGTTCAGCATGATGTGCTGGATGATCGGGCCGTATATGGGTTGTTATCGCCGTTTGAGACTGCGATAGTAGTCAACTGTTTTACACTTACTACAACAAGTTGA
- the metK gene encoding methionine adenosyltransferase, with the protein MAKHLFTSESVSEGHPDKIADQISDAVLDAILEQDPKARVACETYVKTGMVLVGGEITTSAWVDIEEITRNTVREIGYVHSDMGFDANSCAVLSAIGKQSPDINQGVDRADPLEQGAGDQGLMFGYATNETDVLMPAPITYAHRLVQRQAEVRKNGSLPWLRPDAKSQVTFQYDDGKIVGIDAVVLSTQHSEDIDQKSLQEAVMEEIIKPVLPTEWLNASTKFFINPTGRFVIGGPMGDCGLTGRKIIVDTYGGMARHGGGAFSGKDPSKVDRSAAYAARYVAKNIVAAGLADRCEIQVSYAIGVAEPTSIMVETFGTEKLPTEQLTLLVREFFDLRPYGLIQMLDLLHPIYKETAAYGHFGREHFPWEKTDKAAVLRDAAGLK; encoded by the coding sequence ATGGCAAAACACCTGTTTACGTCCGAGTCTGTATCAGAAGGACATCCTGACAAAATCGCTGACCAAATCTCTGATGCGGTGCTGGATGCCATCCTCGAACAGGATCCAAAAGCACGCGTCGCGTGTGAAACCTACGTCAAGACTGGCATGGTGCTGGTTGGCGGTGAAATCACCACCAGCGCATGGGTTGATATCGAAGAGATCACCCGTAACACCGTGCGTGAGATTGGCTATGTGCATTCTGATATGGGCTTTGATGCCAACTCTTGCGCCGTTTTGAGCGCAATCGGCAAACAGTCTCCAGACATCAACCAGGGTGTTGACCGTGCCGATCCGCTGGAACAAGGCGCGGGCGACCAGGGCTTAATGTTTGGCTACGCAACCAACGAAACTGACGTGCTGATGCCAGCGCCAATCACCTACGCACACCGTCTGGTGCAGCGTCAGGCTGAAGTGCGTAAAAACGGCTCGCTGCCATGGCTGCGCCCGGATGCAAAAAGCCAGGTCACCTTCCAGTACGATGACGGCAAAATTGTCGGTATCGATGCCGTGGTTCTGTCCACTCAGCACTCTGAAGACATCGACCAGAAATCCCTGCAAGAAGCGGTGATGGAAGAGATCATCAAGCCTGTTCTGCCGACCGAATGGCTGAACGCGTCGACCAAATTCTTCATTAACCCAACGGGCCGTTTTGTTATCGGTGGCCCAATGGGCGACTGCGGTCTGACCGGTCGTAAGATCATCGTTGATACCTACGGCGGCATGGCTCGTCACGGCGGCGGTGCGTTCTCCGGTAAAGATCCGTCTAAAGTTGACCGTTCTGCGGCGTACGCTGCACGTTATGTCGCGAAAAACATCGTTGCGGCAGGTCTTGCTGACCGCTGTGAAATTCAGGTTTCCTACGCTATCGGCGTAGCAGAACCCACCTCCATCATGGTTGAAACTTTTGGTACTGAAAAACTGCCAACTGAACAACTGACCCTGCTGGTGCGCGAGTTCTTCGACCTGCGTCCATACGGCCTGATCCAGATGCTGGATCTGCTGCACCCAATCTACAAAGAAACCGCCGCTTACGGTCACTTTGGTCGCGAACATTTCCCATGGGAAAAAACCGACAAAGCCGCTGTGCTGCGTGACGCTGCCGGTCTGAAATAA
- the tkt gene encoding transketolase: MSSRKELANAIRALSMDAVQKAKSGHPGAPMGMADIAEVLWRDFLNHNPQNPSWADRDRFVLSNGHGSMLIYSLLHLTGYALPIEELKNFRQLHSKTPGHPEVGYTAGVETTTGPLGQGMANAVGMAIAEKTLAAQFNRPGHDIVDHFTYTFMGDGCMMEGISHEVCSLAGTLKLGKLVAFYDDNGISIDGHVEGWFTDDTAKRFEAYGWHVVRGVDGHNADSIKRAVEEARAVTDKPSLLMCKTIIGFGSPNKEGTHDSHGAPLGDAEIALTREKLGWKHAPFEIPSEIYAQWDAKEAGQAKESAWKEKFAAYAKAFPQEAAEFTRRMKGDMPADFDAKANEFIANLQANPSKIASRKASQNAIEAFGPWLPEFLGGSADLAPSNLTIWSGSKAINEDIAGNYIHYGVREFGMTAIANGIALHGGFLPYTSTFLMFVEYARNAVRMAALMKQRQVMVYTHDSIGLGEDGPTHQPVEQVASLRVTPNMSTWRPCDQVESAVAWKYGVERQDGPTALILSRQNLAQQDRTAEQLANIARGGYVLKDCAGQPELIFIATGSEVELAVAAWEKLSAEGVKARVVSMPSTDAFDKQDAAYRESVLPKAVSARVAVEAGIADYWFKYVGLNGAIVGMTTFGESAPAELLFEEFGFTVENVVAKAKELL; this comes from the coding sequence ATGTCCTCACGTAAAGAGCTTGCTAATGCTATTCGTGCGCTGAGCATGGATGCAGTACAGAAAGCCAAATCCGGTCACCCGGGCGCCCCTATGGGTATGGCTGACATTGCCGAAGTCCTGTGGCGTGATTTCCTGAACCACAACCCGCAAAACCCATCATGGGCTGACCGTGACCGCTTTGTGCTGTCTAACGGACATGGCTCTATGCTGATCTACAGTTTGCTGCACCTCACTGGCTATGCGCTGCCAATTGAAGAGCTGAAAAACTTCCGTCAACTGCACTCTAAAACGCCTGGTCACCCAGAAGTGGGTTACACCGCTGGCGTTGAAACCACCACGGGTCCACTGGGTCAGGGCATGGCGAATGCGGTAGGTATGGCGATTGCTGAGAAAACGCTGGCTGCACAGTTTAACCGTCCTGGCCACGACATCGTTGACCACTTTACCTACACCTTCATGGGCGATGGCTGCATGATGGAAGGTATCTCTCACGAAGTGTGCTCTCTGGCGGGTACCCTTAAGCTGGGTAAACTAGTTGCGTTCTATGATGACAACGGTATTTCTATCGATGGTCACGTTGAAGGCTGGTTTACTGACGATACGGCTAAACGTTTCGAAGCCTACGGCTGGCACGTGGTACGCGGTGTTGATGGTCATAACGCCGACAGCATTAAACGTGCGGTAGAAGAAGCGCGCGCAGTGACTGACAAACCGTCCCTGCTGATGTGCAAAACCATCATCGGTTTTGGCTCACCAAACAAAGAAGGTACGCACGATTCGCATGGCGCTCCACTGGGCGACGCTGAAATCGCGCTGACCCGTGAAAAACTGGGCTGGAAACATGCTCCGTTTGAAATTCCGTCAGAAATCTATGCGCAGTGGGATGCTAAAGAAGCAGGCCAGGCGAAAGAGTCTGCATGGAAGGAGAAATTCGCTGCTTACGCTAAAGCCTTCCCACAGGAAGCTGCTGAATTCACTCGCCGTATGAAAGGCGACATGCCGGCTGATTTCGATGCCAAAGCAAACGAATTCATCGCGAATCTGCAAGCTAACCCGTCTAAAATCGCCAGCCGTAAAGCGTCTCAGAATGCGATTGAAGCATTCGGCCCGTGGCTGCCAGAATTCCTGGGCGGTTCCGCTGACCTGGCTCCGTCTAACCTGACGATCTGGTCTGGCTCTAAAGCAATCAACGAAGATATCGCCGGTAACTACATCCATTACGGTGTACGCGAATTCGGTATGACCGCGATTGCTAACGGTATCGCCCTGCACGGCGGTTTCCTGCCGTACACGTCTACCTTCTTGATGTTCGTCGAATACGCGCGTAACGCCGTGCGTATGGCTGCGCTGATGAAACAGCGTCAGGTGATGGTCTACACCCATGACTCCATCGGTCTGGGCGAAGATGGTCCGACTCACCAGCCGGTTGAGCAGGTAGCTTCTCTACGTGTGACGCCTAACATGTCCACATGGCGTCCGTGTGACCAGGTTGAATCTGCCGTGGCGTGGAAATATGGTGTTGAGCGTCAGGACGGCCCGACCGCGCTGATTCTTTCTCGTCAGAATCTGGCACAGCAAGATCGTACCGCAGAGCAGCTGGCGAACATCGCTCGCGGTGGTTACGTGCTGAAAGACTGCGCTGGCCAACCAGAGTTGATCTTCATCGCGACCGGTTCTGAAGTTGAGCTGGCTGTGGCTGCATGGGAAAAACTGTCTGCCGAAGGCGTTAAAGCGCGCGTGGTTTCCATGCCGTCAACCGATGCGTTCGACAAACAGGATGCCGCTTACCGCGAATCCGTGCTGCCAAAAGCGGTTTCCGCTCGCGTTGCAGTTGAAGCTGGAATCGCTGACTACTGGTTCAAATATGTTGGTCTGAACGGCGCAATCGTCGGGATGACCACCTTCGGTGAATCTGCACCGGCTGAGCTGCTGTTTGAAGAGTTTGGCTTCACCGTTGAAAACGTTGTCGCAAAAGCCAAAGAGCTGCTGTAA
- the galP gene encoding galactose/proton symporter — MPDNKKQGRTSNKAMTFFVCFLAALAGLLFGLDIGVIAGALPFITDEFQISPHTQEWVVSSMMFGAAVGAVGSGWLSYRLGRKKSLMIGAILFVIGSLCSAAAPNVEVLIISRVLLGLAVGVASYTAPLYLSEIAPEKIRGSMISMYQLMITIGILGAYLSDTAFSYSGAWRWMLGVIIIPAILLLIGVFFLPDSPRWYAAKRRFNDAERVLLRLRDTSAEAKNELDEIRESLKVKQSGWALFKDNSNFRRAVFLGVLLQVMQQFTGMNVIMYYAPKIFELAGYTNTTEQMWGTVIVGLTNVLATFIAIGLVDRWGRKPTLTLGFLVMAVGMGVLGTMMHVGIDSPTAQYFAVGMLLMFIVGFAMSAGPLIWVLCSEIQPLKGRDFGITCSTATNWIANMIVGATFLTMLNTLGNANTFWVYGALNLFFIVLTVWLVPETKHVSLEHIERNLMKGRKLREIGAHD; from the coding sequence ATGCCTGACAATAAAAAACAGGGGCGTACGTCCAACAAGGCAATGACTTTTTTTGTCTGCTTCCTCGCCGCCCTCGCAGGACTACTTTTCGGCCTGGATATTGGCGTGATTGCCGGTGCTCTTCCCTTTATCACGGATGAATTCCAGATCAGCCCGCACACTCAAGAATGGGTGGTGAGCTCCATGATGTTCGGTGCTGCGGTCGGTGCAGTCGGTAGCGGCTGGCTCTCGTATCGTCTCGGACGTAAAAAGAGCCTGATGATTGGCGCCATTCTCTTTGTCATCGGTTCGCTCTGCTCTGCCGCCGCGCCAAACGTCGAAGTACTGATTATCTCCCGCGTACTGCTTGGCTTAGCCGTCGGTGTCGCCTCTTATACCGCCCCGCTGTACCTGTCGGAAATTGCCCCGGAGAAAATTCGCGGCAGCATGATCTCGATGTATCAGTTGATGATTACCATCGGTATTCTGGGTGCGTATCTTTCCGATACGGCATTTAGCTACAGCGGCGCGTGGCGCTGGATGCTTGGCGTAATCATCATTCCTGCGATTCTGCTGCTGATCGGTGTCTTCTTCCTGCCTGACAGCCCACGCTGGTATGCGGCTAAACGTCGTTTTAACGATGCCGAACGCGTCCTATTGCGTCTGCGCGATACCAGTGCCGAAGCCAAAAACGAGCTGGACGAAATCCGTGAAAGCCTGAAGGTAAAACAGTCCGGTTGGGCGCTGTTTAAAGACAACAGCAACTTCCGTCGCGCAGTCTTCCTGGGCGTGCTCTTGCAGGTCATGCAGCAGTTCACCGGGATGAACGTCATCATGTATTACGCGCCAAAAATCTTTGAGCTGGCGGGCTACACCAATACGACTGAGCAGATGTGGGGCACCGTTATCGTCGGTTTAACTAACGTGCTGGCGACCTTTATTGCTATCGGGCTTGTTGACCGCTGGGGCCGTAAACCGACCCTGACGCTGGGCTTCCTGGTGATGGCCGTCGGTATGGGCGTGTTGGGCACAATGATGCATGTCGGGATTGACTCTCCAACCGCTCAGTACTTTGCTGTTGGCATGCTGCTGATGTTTATCGTTGGTTTTGCGATGAGCGCAGGCCCGCTGATTTGGGTTCTATGTTCCGAAATCCAGCCGCTGAAAGGCCGCGACTTCGGTATCACCTGCTCGACGGCAACCAACTGGATCGCCAACATGATTGTCGGCGCAACCTTCCTGACCATGCTGAACACGCTGGGCAACGCCAATACCTTCTGGGTGTACGGCGCGCTGAACCTGTTCTTCATTGTCCTGACGGTCTGGCTGGTTCCTGAAACGAAACACGTTTCTCTGGAACATATCGAACGTAACCTGATGAAAGGTCGTAAGCTTCGCGAAATCGGCGCGCACGACTAA